CGATGGGTCGGCTCGAGCCAGCGCAGCGCCGTGATCCAGCCGTGGAGGTCGTCGGCGTAGCGCTGCGGGTTGTCGCCCGAGAGGCGGTCGTACGCGAGGATGAGGAAGCCGCCGCGCCCCTCGCTCGCGTCGCGCTCCGCCGGCGGCTTGAACGCCTCGAGCGGCTTCGTCGCGAAGAGGACGCGGTCGGCGCTGTTGCCGCGGCGCGCGAAGCCGAAGCGGTTCTTGCGCCCGTCGCCGTCGTTGACCACGACCGAGGCGCCCTCCGTGAACGGCTGCCGCCCGATGCGGAAGAGGCCGATCGGCGTGAGCACGTCGCCGTAGAGCCGGCGCACGAACACCGGATCGGCGCTGCAGAGGCCGTAGCGATAGCTGTCCGGGCTCGTCGGCGAGTCGCCGGGCCGGAGCGCGACGCAGGGGCCGGCCGCGTTCGGGTTGATCGTCGCGACGTCGGCGCCGCTCGTCGTCGGCACGGTGTCGGCGCGCGTGCCGTTGTCGCCCCACAAGACGCCGTCGAGGACGTCGGTCGACGTGACGATGCGGACCTTGTCCTCCCAGTCGAGGCCGGCGTCGAGGCGGAGGCGATGCTCCACCACCCCGTAGTTCCGGTCGCGCGCGCTCGCGAGATCGAGCGGCCTCACGACTGCGGCGTTGGCGCGGTATTCGACCCCACCCTTGAAGCCGACGGACGAGCTGATCGGCAGGCGCGCCGGCGGGCTCACCGGATCGGCGTCCGACCACGGCTCCGCCGCGCCCGCGCGCGACGTATGAGCGAAGAGCGCGAGCACGACCGCCCCGGCGAGTCTCTTCACCGCCCGCAGGATCTCCGTAGGCTCGCGGATGCGCAAGCGTCTTCGTGCTAGCGTGCGCGCGTGCGCTTCGGCGGTGCGGCTCTCTTTCTCCTCGGTCTCGTCGCGCTCGTCGTCTGCACCCTGAACGGGTGCGGCACGTTCTTCACGTGGAACGGGCGCAACCCGATCGCGTCGGTGCCGCTCCCGGACGGGCAGACGCACCACTCCTTCACGCCGTGGGGAGGCCGCCGCTACACGCTCGCGGTCCAGGCCGTGTTCGATCCCGCCCACGTCGCCGACCGCGACGGCATGGCGGCGGTGGAGGCTCGGATGTCGCTCGTCGTCCGGGTGAAGGACAAGGCGGGGACCACGCTCGCGGAGACGGTGGGCTGGCTCGATCCGAACGAGCGCCCCAACGTGTTCTACTCGCGCCCGCTCCACGCGCCGGCCCGCGTCGCCGCGCGCGAGATCGCGGTCGAGCGCTTGACCGGACCGTTCCTCGTCGCGTCGGACACGCCGCTCGACGTCGACGTCGATCTCGGGCCCGATCGGGTCGGACGTCATCCGCTGCTCGAGCGTCGCCTCGTCATCCACGACGACGCGCTCCCGCCGGCGATCCGGAACGCCGCGATCGGCGCCGTCGTCGCGTCGCTCTCCACCGCCGCGGGCTTCGTCCTCCTTCTCCTCGGCTGGTGGCGCGGACGACGGCGCCGGAAACGAAGTGGCGTTCCCCGCGAGAGCGTCGTCTAATGCGGCCAATGTCCATCTTGCGTACGAGCCGCGCGACCGTGTTCGCGCTCTCGCTCGGAGTCGCGCTCGGGGCGGCATATCTGCCCGGGGAGGGCGAGGCTCACGCCCAACGGAACCGTCCGCTCACGAAGAAAGAGCGCCAGAAGAGGAAGCAAGAGCAGGAAGAGGCCGCGAAGAAGAAGAAGGAGCAGGAGCGCAAGGAAGCGGAGGCCGCGGCCGCGGCGGAGGAAGAAGAGAAGAAGAAGGCAGCGGCCGCCGCCGCGGCGACGCCCGCGCCGGCGGAGCCGCAGCCCGCGCCGGGGGAGTGGGACGACACGGTCGAGGCCGAGAAGGCGATCTACGTCCAGGCCGATCTCGGCTACACGCGGCCGGACCTCGCCACGATCGACGTGTCGTCGATGGCCTTCGACAACAGCGCGTCGAACGGCGTCCTGCTCGGCCTCGCCGCGGGCTACCGCAAGAAGGACCTGTCGATCGGCCTTCGCTACCGCATCTACGACGCGTCCGACTTCACGCTCTGGTCCTTCGCGGTCGCGGCGAGCTACGCGCTCAAGTACCGCCCCGTCACGCCGATCTTCAGCGCGCACCTCGGCTACGTGTTCGACCAGAGCATCGAGCCGAGCGTCATCCGCTCCTCGCTCCCCGAAGGGACCGTCCTCCCGCCCGACGTCGACGTGAAGGGCCTCCTCCTCGGCGGCGAGGGCAGCGCGAATTACTGGGTCACGAAGTGGTTCCGCGTCGGCGCGTTCCTCGGCCTCGACTTCATGTTCCTCTCGCGCGCGAAGGCGCCGCGCCCGCAGTCGATCTTCGGTCCCTCGCCCGAGGTCGACGAGCTCCCGCTCTACAAGGAGGGCGGCTTCGGCATCGGAGTCACGCTGAACCTCGGCCTCCGTGGCTCGTTCGACCTCGGCATCGAGTAAGCTCCAGCCATGCCTGCGGGCGATCCGGACGTCGGTTGGTGACGGCGGTGACGGATCGACGCGGACGCGCGATCGTGCGAAGATCCTCCGGAGTGGTTCACGAAGACAACGTGCTGCGCGCGCTGACGGACGACGGCGCGTTCCGCGTCATCGCCGCCGACACGACCGCGACCGTACGCGGCGCGATCGAGGCGCAGCGCCCCGAGGGCGCCGAGCTCACGCGGGTGTTCGCGGACCTCCTCACCGGCGCCGTCCTCGTCCGCGAGAGCATGGCGCCGGAGTACCGCCTCCAGGCGATCCTGCAGGGCAACGATCGCCGCGCGCGCATGGTCGCGGACACGCACCCCGACGGCGCGACGCGCGGGCTCCTCCAGATCGGCGGCGCCAAGACGATGGCCTTCGATCAGGGCGTCCTCCAGATCGCGCGCACGCTCCACAACGGCGCGCTCCATCAGGGCGTCGTCGAGGTGCCGCAGGACAACCCCACCATCTCGGGCGCGCTCATGGCGTACATGCAGGCGTCGGAGCAGGTGGCGACGGTCATCGCGGTCGGCGCCTACGTCGCGGCGGGCGAGGTCGTCGCGGCGGGCGGCTACATGGTGCAGCTCCTCCCCGAGGTCGCGGAGGGCCCGCTCATGGTGATGACCGAGCGCCTCCGCGACTTCGAGGACATCGTCCCGCTCCTCGCGCGCGGCGCGGCCTCCCCGGCGGCGCTCCTCGCGGAGACCCTCTACGGCATGCCGTACACGAAGGTCGGCGATCGCCCGGTCTCCTTCGGCTGCAACTGCTCCCCCGAGCGCCTGATGGGCAGCCTCGCCTCGCTTCCACGCGCCGACATCCAGTCCCTCCTCGACGGCGGCCGCACCCTCGACATCGAATGCGACTACTGCCGCAAGACCTACAAATTCACCGTCGACCAGCTCAAGTCGCTCCTGGCCCCGGCAAACTGATCCTGCCGTGATTATGCGCTGATGATGTGCGCGAGGACGGCGATGCCGGTGGTTGCGGTCGCGAGGATCGCGAGGGTGCGGGCGTCGCGCATGCGGTGCAGCGTGCCGTTGGTCCAGCGGTCGTGGTGGCCGGCGGCGATGTCCTTTCGCGCGAAGAGAGGCATCTCGCGGTAGACGTCGCGGCCCTCGTAGACGGCGGGTTCGACGATGACGTCTCCCGCCGCGATGTAGATGCGCGGGCCGATGCGGCCGAGCGAGGCGCCGGTGGGGCTCTCGACGAGGCCGTCGTTCCGGAGCGTCGCGCTCTGCCAGTTGCGGAGGCGCGTCGCGTACGGGCGCGCGAGGAGGACCTTCGACACCGCGAGGGAGAGCGCGCCGATGGCGACGAGGAAGACGAGGGCGCCGACGTTGTTCGGCTCGAGGAGCCGCTTGGGACGGAAGACCGAGCCGCTCGTCTCCGTCTTCCGGAACGCGACCGTCGGACGCCCGACGTAGTCGACGGCGATGAACGCGCCCGTCTCGCGGTCGCGTCGCAGCTCGAACGTCTTCGCGCCGCCGGGGAGCGGGATCGTGGTGCACGAGCAGGCGGCGTCGGGGCGCCGCCACACGACGCGGACCTGCTCGTAGACCGACGGTCCTCCGCGGCTCGTTCGGAGCTCGGCCTCGATCTCGAGGTTCGAGCCGACTTCGACCTCTCGCTCGGCGTGCGCCGGATCGGTGAGCTCGCCGAGCGGGACCTCGACGAGCGTGCCCTTGCACGGCTCCATCGCGTGACGAACCACGCTCCGGACGATGAAGATGCCGGCGGCGAGCACGGCAGCGAGCGCGAAGAGGACGAGGGCTCGCGTCAGTCGGTACGTTTTGGCCACCGGCTCTTGGACGCATGAGCGGAGCGAACGTTTCCGTACGGGCAAGAAGATCTGGGAAATGGGCGCGATTTCGAAGGTTTGCGAGGCAATGCACAACCGCGTCTCAACGTGGGGGCAGTGAGTGCATCATCTTACAGCGGTGCTAGAGCGAGGGCGTCATGGGGATCCTCGCCCGCGCTTCGCTTCTCCTGCTCCTCGGAGCCGCCGCCTGCAGCCCCGCGTCCGAGGACGCCGCGGCGAGCACGGGGGACCTCACGAGCCTCACCGCGCGTTCGCGCAAGCTCGAGTTCGCGGGCTACGTGTACGTCGAGGACGGGATGAGCGACGTCCAGATCCTCCTCACCGTGAAGCAGCAGACGCAGTCGGCGTTCGGCGCGCTCCAGGCCGCGAACGTCGGCGTCAAGTCGCGCGAGCTCGCGAACGTCGATCCGGCGACCTTCCTCAAGGTGCCGGTCGAGGTCGTCGACAAGAACGCGCCCGAGGGCTCCGTCCCGCGCCACATGATCCGCGTCGCGTACACGTACAGCGACGAGGCGATCGTCCCCGTCACGCTCGCCGATCGCTCCGCGCTGTCGCTCGCGCTCCTCGGGACGAACTACCAGTCGCAGTCCGCGAAGATCCTCCCCGAGTGCACGAAGAACGACACGCTCGCGCACGAGTTCCAGAACTCGGTCTGGTACGTGTTCGACCCGCAGGTCGCCTCGTGCGCCCCCGCGATGGCGGACGAGCAGAAGAAGATCGACGCCGATCGCGCCGGCCTCGACGAGACCCAGATCCCGGCGAGCGAGCTGACGCGCCTCTACATTCCGACGACGGTGAAGCTCTCGCCGACCGACGAGGCGCAGGCGACGAAGTATCCGGAATACGACCTCCTCTATTCGGGAATGGGCGTCGAGTCCGGCAAGCTCGTCATCGGCATGGTCAACGGCCTGATGGCGGACTGGGCCGCGGGCGAGACGCACGAGCTCTACGAGGACGCCGGTTATCCGATGTGGTTCGGCGGCATGCGCGAGGTGTTCATCGCGCGCCCCGGCTTCGAGCTCGTCAAGGTGGAAGGCGTCGAAAAGCCCCTCGACTACGAGGTCGCCGGCGTCCCGATCCACTTCAATACGTGGAAGGACCTCATGGCCTTCGAGCTCGACAAGGTGAATCCGCCCGGCATGGGCGGGCTCGCGCGCGACGAGGTCCGGAAGGTCATCGCCGATACGCTGTCGCTCAAGTGGGTCGTCTTCGAGGCCCCCGTCACCGTGCGGATGAACGGCGAGAGCTACCCGCTCACGATCAAGCTCCAGACCTATTTCGGCTCCGACACCGATCAGACGCCGCACAAGCGCGCGATCAAGACGAGCGACATCATGGTCTATAATGGGCATTCCTACATCGGATATGGCCCGCTCGATCCGAGCCGCTTCACGCCCGAAGACTTCCCCGGCAGCTACCAGGTCCTGCACATCAACGGCTGCGTCTCGTACAATTATTACAACAAGGATTACGTCCCGCTGAAGGTCGGGGGTACGAAGTCCCTCGACATCGTCACGAACGGCCTCCAGAGCTGGGTGACCGAGAGCGGGCAGGCGACAGGCCGTTACGTCGGCGCGTTCATCGACGGCCACATGAACAGCTACAAGGACATCCTCGTGAAGTCGCAGTTCACGTATTACGGCTACGAGTGGGGCATGGACGCGCTCCGCGTCGTCGACGGCGAGCTCGACAACACGTACGACCCCGCGACCAAGCCGATCGCGATCGCGAACGGGCACCCCGCGCCCGAGCCGCCGCCGGTCACCGAGCCGCCGCCCGTGAACCAGCAGGTCGCGCACTGACGCGTCGCGCACGCGGCTCGCGTCGCGCGCGGCTCACGTCATGTAGAGCCCGCCGTTGACCTGCACGGTCTGGCCGGTCACGTACGGGTTTCGCACGATCGCGAGGACGACGTCGGCCACCTCGTCGGGGGTGCCGAAGCGGCCGACCGGGATCTTCGCCGGCTGAGCGGCGGGGTTGCCGGCGAGCATCTCCGTCTCGATCAGCGCGGGCGCGACCGCGTTCGAGGTGATGCCCTCCTTCGCGAGGAGGGAGGCGTAGCTGTGCATCAGGCCTTCGAGGCCGGCCTTCGAGGCGGCGTAGTGCGGGCCGACGATGCCGCCGACGCGGACGGCGGTCGACGAGAGGAAGACGAGCCGGCCCCAGCGCTGGGTCCGCATCGCGGGGAGCACCGCCGAGGTCACGATGAACGGGGCGCGGAGGTTGGCGGAGAAGGTCTTGTCCCAGGTCGCGAGCTGGACCTGCTCGAGCGGGAGCGCGCGCGCGATCCCGGCGTTGTTCACGAGGATCTCCACCGGCCCGAACGTGCGGCGGACGTCCTCGACCATCGCCGCGACCTCGTCGGGATCGGTGACGTCCGCGCGGACGACCATCGCCTCGCCGCCGAAGGCGCCGATCTCCTCGACGACGCCCTCCGCCTCCTGCTCGTGCACGCGATGGTTCACCGCGACGCGCGCCCCCGCACGCGCGAGCGCGAGCGCGATGCTCCGCCCGATCCCGCGGCTCGCCCCGGTGACGAGCGCGACCCGCCGCTGTAGCGAGTGTGTCACGTCGCGGTGCCTACCAGCATGCCCGTTGCTCCAGCGAGTGTGTCACGTCGCGGTGCCTACCAGCATGTCGTGCACGCCGGGCTCGGCGAGCGTCGCGAACGCGTGCTCGGCGCCGCACGCGCGCAGCGCTGCGCAGGTGAAGCCGCCGGTCGCGACCGCGACGCACTCGGCCGCGAGGCCCTTCGCCGCCGCGACGTCCTTCGGAGTGTCGCCGATGACGACGACGCGGCACTCGGCGAGCGGTCGCCCGAGCCGCGCGGCGCCGCGCTCCGCCCCCGCGCGCAAGAGCTCCGTGCGGTCCTCGGCGTCGCAGCCGAAGCCGCCGAACGCGAACGCGTCGCCGAGCGCCGCGCGCACGAGCTTCGCGTACGCGCCGCGCTTGATGTTCCCGGTGCCGAGGCCGATCGCGAGGTGCCGGTGATCGCCGAGCGACCTCACGAGCGCCGCGACCCCGGGCAGCACGAGATACCCCTCCGAACGCGGCAGCTCCTCTTCGAGCAGACCGACATACGTCTCCAGGAAGTGCTCGATGTCTTGATCGCTCACTACCCCTCGAAGGGGCCCCAGAAGCGGCCGCTTCAGCGGGCGCG
This region of Labilithrix sp. genomic DNA includes:
- a CDS encoding Hsp33 family molecular chaperone HslO; translation: MVHEDNVLRALTDDGAFRVIAADTTATVRGAIEAQRPEGAELTRVFADLLTGAVLVRESMAPEYRLQAILQGNDRRARMVADTHPDGATRGLLQIGGAKTMAFDQGVLQIARTLHNGALHQGVVEVPQDNPTISGALMAYMQASEQVATVIAVGAYVAAGEVVAAGGYMVQLLPEVAEGPLMVMTERLRDFEDIVPLLARGAASPAALLAETLYGMPYTKVGDRPVSFGCNCSPERLMGSLASLPRADIQSLLDGGRTLDIECDYCRKTYKFTVDQLKSLLAPAN
- a CDS encoding SDR family NAD(P)-dependent oxidoreductase, translating into MTHSLQRRVALVTGASRGIGRSIALALARAGARVAVNHRVHEQEAEGVVEEIGAFGGEAMVVRADVTDPDEVAAMVEDVRRTFGPVEILVNNAGIARALPLEQVQLATWDKTFSANLRAPFIVTSAVLPAMRTQRWGRLVFLSSTAVRVGGIVGPHYAASKAGLEGLMHSYASLLAKEGITSNAVAPALIETEMLAGNPAAQPAKIPVGRFGTPDEVADVVLAIVRNPYVTGQTVQVNGGLYMT
- a CDS encoding HAD family hydrolase; the encoded protein is MQQRPTVLLFDLDGTLVSTGGAGRRAMAEAARIHGVPNVFDGFSFAGMTDRAIARYAFNVGGFAPDTPTPDTALARSARGASRPLKRPLLGPLRGVVSDQDIEHFLETYVGLLEEELPRSEGYLVLPGVAALVRSLGDHRHLAIGLGTGNIKRGAYAKLVRAALGDAFAFGGFGCDAEDRTELLRAGAERGAARLGRPLAECRVVVIGDTPKDVAAAKGLAAECVAVATGGFTCAALRACGAEHAFATLAEPGVHDMLVGTAT